The genomic interval CATGTCTGAAACAGTGAAAAATAAGAAAACGGAAGTGAAGTCGAATGATCTCTTTCCTGTGTTTTTGAAACTTCAAAACTTTCATACTTTGCTGGTTGGCGCGGGGAATGTGGGTTTGGAAAAGTTGACAGCCTTAGTGAATAATACCCCGAAGGCGCGTATAAAAGTTGTCGCTACAGCTGTTTCGTCAGAATTTCAATCGCTAGCAGATCAGCATCCTCATGTAGTAATCGTAAAAAGACCATTTATCGAAGGTGATCTGGATGGGATGACTTTTGTAGTTTTGGCAACTGATGATCATCAATTGCATCAATATATTTATGAGCTGGCGAAAGAAAGAGGAATCTTGTTGAATGTTGCTGATACACCTGACCTGTGTGATGTCTATTTGGGATCGATTGTGAAAAAAGGGAATTTAAAGGTTGGTATATCAACGAATGGAAAATCGCCAACATTGGCGAAAAGACTGAAAGAGGTATTGAACGAATGTCTGCCTGAGGAGATTGAGGAAATATTGGATAACCTACACGCGATTCGAGAGTCGTTGAAAGGTGATTTTACTTACAAGGTTAGAAAGTTAAACGAACTGACAGCCGGATTAGTCGAGAACAAAGTTGTGAATCATGATGGTGAGGCATCCCAAATTAAGTAGATATGAGCCAAATAGAACATGTCGAGAAATTGATTAAAGGAAAACAACCCCAAGAGGTTTTAAGGGTGTTAGGTGAAGAATTTAGAGGTGAAATAGCTTTTTCAACGAGCTTTGGTTGGGAGGATCAGGTGATAACGGATATGATATTCTCAGAGGATCTGCCGATTGATGTTTTTACTCTGGATACGGGGCGGCTCTTTAAAGAAACATATTCGGTCTGGAATCGAGTAAGAGAACGGTATAAAAAAAATATATTGGTTTATTATCCGGATCGGGTAAGACTGGAGGCGATGTTAAGCGAAAAGGGGCCAAATAGCTTTTATGAGTCTGTAGAAAATAGAAAAGAGTGTTGTGGGATTCGGAAGGTTGAACCATTGAATCGGGCGCTGAAAGGAAAAAAAATATGGATTACAGGTATTCGGGCGGATCAGTCCGCGAATCGTGAACAGATGAATTGGGTGGAATGGGATGAAGTGCATCAGTTGATTAAGGTTCACCCAATATTCTTTTGGTCGCTGAACGATGTGAAAGATTATGTACGGGAGAATAATGTACCCTATAATGCCTTGCACGATAAAGGATTCCCAAGTATTGGTTGTGCGCCTTGTACACGGGCGATACAGCCAGGTGAAGATTTTCGTGCCGGTCGATGGTGGTGGGAAGATCAGAGTAAAAAAGAATGTGGACTTCACATAACGAGTGCTGCCTCTTAGTTGGTGTTATAAAGTAATAAATAAGTAGATACAATATAGAAGAATGGATTATTTAGATCATTTAGAAGCAGAAGCGATATCGATCCTAAGGGAAGTGGCCGGACAGTTTGAGAGACCCGCTCTCTTATTTTCTGGAGGGAAAGATTCAATTACGCTGGTGCATTTGGCAAAAAAGGCCTTTAGACCGGGTAAATTTCCTTTTCCTTTGGTACATATTGACACTGGACATAATTTCCCGGAAACAATTGAGTTTAGAGATAAACTAATCGAAGAACTAGGGGAAAAACTGGTTGTTGGTTTAGTACAAGATGCTATTGACGAAGGTCGGGCGGTTGAGCAAAAAGGCAAGAATGCCAGCAGAAATCCGCTGCAGACAGTAACACTATTGGAAACAATAGAAAAACATCAGTTTGATGCGTGTATCGGCGGGGCACGGAGAGATGAGGAAAAGGCAAGAGCAAAGGAACGTATTTTCTCGGTGAGGGATGAGTTTGGTCAATGGGATCCTAAAAGACAGCGTCCAGAGTTATGGAGTATTTTTAACGGACGTATTCAAAAGGGTGAAAATGTACGTGTATTCCCGATAAGTAACTGGACTGAACTGGATGTGTGGAATTACATAAAAAGAGAAAATATTGAAATCCCGTCGTTGTATTTTGCGCATGAACGCGACTGTATATTACGGAATGGTCAGTGGATGACTGCGGATCCGAGCCTGAATATGGATCATGAAGACCAAATTGTCAGGAAAAACGTACGCTTCAGAACGATCGGTGACATGACCTGTACCGCTGCAGTGGAGTCCGATAGAGCTGATATTGACGGAGTGATCGAGGAAATCAGCAGTTCGCGTATTTCTGAACGTGGTGCACGGATGGATGATAAGGTTTCAGAGGCAGCGATGGAGGACAGGAAAAAAGGTGGTTATTTTTAGGATACGATAAAAAATTAATAATGGATATATTAAAATTCATAACGGCGGGGAGTGTTGATGATGGGAAAAGTACGTTGATTGGTCGATTGCTATATGACACAGATTCAATCTTAGAAGATCAATTGGAGGCGATTCGGAATGCTAATCGTAAGAATGATGACGGTACGGTCGATTTAGCTATTTTGACTGATGGTCTAAAAGCTGAACGCGAACAAGGAATTACGATTGACGTTGCATATAAATATTTCCAGACAGATAAGCGTAAGTTTATTATTGCTGATACACCTGGTCATATTCAGTATACCCGCAATATGGTGACTGGTGCATCGGGGGCTGATTTAGCAATTATTTTAATTGATGCGAGAAAAGGTGTTATTGAGCAGACTATTCGACATACATTTCTTGTGTCGCTCCTTCAGATCCGGCATGTATTGGTATGCGTAAATAAGATGGATATGGTCGATTACGATCGCCTTGCTTTTGAAAAAATTAAGGAGGATTATCTTCGTTTTTCGAAGAAGCTTTCGATTCCTTCCATCGATTTTATCCCTGTTAGTGCATTGCGAGGAGACAATATTGTGGAGCAATCAACGAATATGGCTTGGTATGAGGGACAATCATTGCTTCATTTCCTAGAAACAGTCGAGGTGGAAAAAGGAAAAGCCGTTGATATCGGCAGGTTTCCGGTACAATGGGTTGTGCGGCCGCAGACGGATGAATTGCATGATTATCGAGGCTATGCTGGTCGGGTAGTTGGTGGCTCATTTAAAGTGGGTGATAAAGTGATTCTTCTGCCTTCGGGCTTCCACACCGCGATTTCTCATATTGAACTTAATAACGAACAGTTGGATGTGGCTAGTGAAGGGCAGTCAGTGATTTTGCGATTAACAGATGATTTAGATATTAGTCGCGGCGACTTGATTGTGACGGCGAGTGGAGAAAGTCCCAACTTGACAAAAGGTATTGAGGCTTCGATCTGTTGGATGGATACACGCCCGCTTGATCTTTCACAGACTTATTTATTGCAGGTTAACAGCAAGGTGTCTAGAGTGAAGATACGAGATGTTCACCATAAAATTAATATTAATACGCTAGAGGAAGTTGCAGCAGATAGTTTTGGGCTTAACGATATCGGCAGAATCTCTTTACGGTCTGCAGATGAACTTGCGATTGATTCTTATGCTAATAATAAAGCAACAGGAGGGGCTATATTGATCGATAGTCGGACAAACCTTACCGTAGGTGCTTTGATGTTTGACTAAATTTTTAGACTAAAGCGCACGAAATCTTTAAAAAATCTATTCAAGATTTAATGTTTTCATTAAATTTGGACGAATACAAACAGATCGTTTGGTGATGTTGCTCGGCGGTCTGTTTGTTTTAATTAACTTTAATGAAAGACGAAAGCAAGCTTATCCGGGAACAGTTTCCTCGTTCTCAAAATAGGGAACATTCGGTTCCTATGTATTTAACCTCCAGTTTTATCTTTGATGATGCGGAACAGTGCCGTGCTGTTTTTGCGAATGAACAAGACGGGATTATTTATTCCAGGTATTCCAATCCGAATACTTCTGAGTTTATCAACAAGGTTTGTGTAATGGAAGGTGCAGAAGCTGGCTTAGCATTTTCTTCAGGAATGGCAGCTGTATTTGCTTCATTCGCTGCTTTATTAAGGAGTGGCGATCACATCGTTTCTTCTAGAGCCATTTTTGGTTCAACACATCAACTCTTTACCGAGCTATTTCCGAGATGGGGGATTACACATACCTATGTGGATGCATCAAAACCTGAGCAATGGGAGGGTGCGATCCAGGAAAATACGAAGATGATATTCTTGGAGACGCCATCAAACCCTGGGTTGGAGCTTGTGGATTTGGAATGGCTGGGTGGATTTAAAAAGAAGTATCCCCATATTATATTGAGTATTGATAATTGTTTCGCGACACCTTATTTACAGAAGCCATTACAGTATGGGTTTGACCTGGTGAGTCATTCAGCGACAAAGTATATGGACGGACAAGGCCGTGTATTGGGTGGTGTAGTAGCCGGTAGGCAGGACTTGATTAACGAGATGATTTTCTTTATCCGCCATACCGGCCCTGCTATGTCGCCGTTTAACGCATGGATATTATCTAAAAGCCTAGAGACACTTCCGCTACGGATGGATCGCCATTGCAGCAATGCGCTTGCCGTTGCAGAAGCATTGGAAGCTCATGATGAAATAGAATCTGTCCGCTACCCCTTTTTGCCCTCACACCCTCAGTATGAGCTGGCAAAAAAGCAAATGAAGCTGGGCGGCGGGGTCGTAACTTTTATTGTAAAAGGTGGATATGAACGTGCGAAGCGTTTTATGGATGCTCTGGAGATGGTTTTAATCACTTCCAATCTAGGTGATTCCCGGACTATTATTACTCATCCGGCATCGACTACGCATTCAAAATTGAAAGAGGATGAGCGTTTGAATCTGGGTATTCTTCCCGGAACGGTAAGGATATCTGTCGGATTGGAGGATGTGGACGATATTAAAAATGATCTATTACAAGCACTTGATAGGAGTAAATAATTATGGAAGTTAATATCAAAAGAGTTAATCAGGCGGTACATTTCGAGGCATCGGCGGCTAGTTCACCGGTTACCGTCCATATCGATGGTTCACCAGATATTGGTGGTGAGGAATTAGGTGTGCGACCAATGGAGCTGGTTTTAATGGCTTTGGGTTCATGCAGTGTGTTGGATTTATTGAGTATCTTAAAGAAACAACGACAGGCAGTGGTCGACGTGAATATTAAAGTAACTGGCAACCGAAGGGAAGCCGTGCCTAATATTTTTACGGATATACATATCCAGTTTTTCCTTACGGGAGATATTGATGAGCAGAAAGCTCAGAAGGCCGCAGAGCTTGCCGTAAAAAAATATTGTTCAGTACACGATATGCTGGTGGCAGGTGGCGTCGAAATAACCTATGGAATTCAATTAAATTAAACAAAAATACTCTTCTTCTGTTTGTGTTTATGTCAGCAGTAACAGTGAAAAACTGATGTATTGCTGTGGATTGATATTGATAATTTAATTTTGTTATTATGGCTACCAAATGGGCGCTTGATCCCACACACTCAGAAGTTAATTTTAAAGTAAAGCACCTCGTTATCTCTACTGTCTCTGGTCATTTCCGATCGTTCGATGGTACGGTAGAAAGTAACGACGAAGCAGACTTTGAATCTGCAAAAGTTGCATTTTCGATTGATGCGGCTAGTGTGGATACGAACCAGCAACAGCGGGATGACCATCTTCGATCCGCCGATTTTTTCGATGTTGAAAATTTTCCTTCAATCAGCTTTGTTTCAACCTCTGTGAGAGCTATGGGAAATGAAGAATTTGTTCTTGAAGGAGATCTGACCGTAAAGGATATAACAAAGAAGATTGAGCTAAATGCTGAGTATGGAGGCAGTGTGACCGATGCTTATGGGAATTTTAAAGTTGGATTTGAAGTCACCGGTAAGATCAATCGAAAAGATTTTGGTCTCGTGTGGAACGCTGTTACCGAAGCGGGCTCCGTTGTGGTGGGTGACCGCATCAATATTCAGGCATCTGTACAGTTTATTAAGCAATAATTAAGTAGCTCTAGTCAATAAATTAGTTGCTAGGTTTCATGACCTAGCAATTTAACATTTCCCTTATTTTTTTTTCATCCTCTGTAATTTGCTGGATCATGTCTTCTAATTGATCAAAGCGGATATCATGCCTAATGAAATGTAAAAACTTGACGCGGAGCGATTTGCCATAAAGATTGCCACTGTAGTCAAAGAGGTGTACTTCAATACTTCGCGTAATGCCATTTACGGTCGGACGAGTACCAATATAACCCATCCCTTTGAAAGTCTCAATATCCTCATGGCTTTCGAATAGACCTTCTTTCACTTGGATATTATCAACGATGCTGACCTCTACTGCATAGATGCCATAAGCGGGAATAAGTTTATAGTTCTCTTCGATGTGAAGATTAGCAGTTGGGTAACCGATGTCTCTACCGATTTGTTTACCCATGACTACCAATCCGGTAAGTTCATAAGGGTAACCCAAGTATTTGTTTGCAATTTCAATTTGCCCTTTAATCAAGGCCTCCCGTATTTTTGTTGATGAAACAGTAACTTCGTTAATGTCCTGCTCTGAAATTTCCTGTACGCTGTATCCGTACATACTTGAATAAGCTAGTAAGTCGGGTAAAGAGCCGGTACGATCTTTTCCAAAGCGATGGTCGTATCCGATAACGATTTTCTTAAGTCCGATCTTGCTTACTAAAACATCGCGGATATAATCTTCCGGACTTTGTAGAGAAAATTCGCGTGTAAAAGGCGTAATAATCAGATGATCAAGTCCGCTAGCTGCAAGATTGCGAGCTTTTTCTTCGATTGTGCTAATTAAACGAAGGCTATCGTCTTCAGGATGGAGAATCATGCGTGGGTGCGGGAAAAAGGTAAGCATAACCGTTTCACCCTTGATATCTCTCGCACTTTCCACTAAACTAGCCAATATTTTTTGGTGTCCGATGTGCACGCCGTCAAAAGTTCCGATAGTAACTACTGCATTGTCGATCGGTATAAAGTCCTCTATATTCCTGTAGATCTTCATATCTCTTTCACTTTATTTTCCCTGATATGATCAACTAGCTCTTGAACCTCATATGCATCTTCAACTGAAAATTCACCACTCCTTGTTCTTCTTAAAGAATGTAGATATGCGCCACTATGGAGTGCTCTTCCCAAATCATTAGCGAGTGAACGTATATAAGTGCCTTTACTACAGATCACTTTAAAGCTGATCAATGGGAGAGCGATGTCTGTAATTTCGAAGGAATGTATATTAACAGTCCTTGGTCTGCGCTCAACTTCTTCGCCACGTCGAGCTTTTTCGTATAGACGTTCTCCACCAATCTTTATAGCTGAATGTGATGGCGGATATTGCTGCACTTCTCCGACAAATTGCTGTGCGGCTTCATATATTTTCGTGTCGGTAATATTGTTAATGTCAAATCTCTGATCGATTTCAGTTTCCAGATCATAGGAAGGCGTTGTGGCACCCAAATAGATCGTACCAATATACTCCTTTTCTTGAGCCTGTAGCAGATCAATTGTTTTTGTCTTTTTTCCGGTACAGAGCACGAGGAGACCTGTTGCGAGTGGATCGAGTGTCCCTGCATGTCCAACCTTAACTTTGAGTGGCTTGATGGTGTTTCGAATCTTTCCCACCACATCGAAGCTTGTCCAACGGAGAGGCTTGTCAACCAACAATATCTCACCCGCTTGAAAATCAAACTCGGGAAAGTCTTTTTGCTTTGAATGCATCTTTAAACAACACTTAAGCTATGTCCGCTTAATAATAAAATGATAATCACTAATCCTACAACAATTCGATACCAACCAAAGAGTTTGAATCCATGTTTTGTCAAGAAGCCTATAAACGATCGAATCGCAATAATGGCAACAATAAAACCAACCACATTGCCTATAACAAGAACATTGATTTCGTTGGAGCTAAGCTGTCCACCATCCATGAAGTAGTCGATCAGCTTTTTTCCCGTAGCTCCGACCATCGTTGGAACAGCAAGGAAAAACGAGAATTCAGCTGCTGCTTTTCGACTTAACTTTTCGGCCATACCCCCAACGATACTTGCCCCGGAACGAGAAGTGCCGGGTATCATGGCTAAACACTGGTATAGACCGATCCTGAATGCTTTTGCATAGGATATCTCATCAGAATCATCTATTTTGGGGTTGTTAAACCATTTGTCAACAAACAAAAGGATAACCCCACCGATAACTAATGAAACAGCAACAGTCATAGGGCTTTCTAGCATGTTATCGATCAGGTCACTGAAAACCAGTCCCAATACAGCCGCGGGCAAGAAAGCCACAAATAGTTTATAGTAAAAATCAAGCGATTTGAAAAAACGTTTGAAGTATAAAACAACGACCGAAAGGATCGTTCCTAACTGGATGGCTACAGTAAATAACTTTACAAAAGGCGTCGATTCCATGCCAAGTAAGGAAGTGGCAATAATCATGTGCCCGGTGGAGGAAACCGGTAAAAACTCAGTCAGCCCTTCTACAATGGCCAAGACCAAGGCTTCAAATAAACTCATATGTTAATCGCGTTTTGGTTTTTTTAGTATTGCTACAAATCCGAGAGCAAAACCAGCAATAACCACAATCGGAGCTAACGTGATTTTGGTAAAGCTGTAAATATCGGTTGTGCCTGACATAAGAATGAACCCGATGAAGACAACGACTACACTGGCAATCATTAGCTGATAATTGATCTTACCGAATACCATTCCGGTAGATTTGTTTTTTGTCTGAGAATCTTTCATGTTTTGAGCCATAATGATCTTATCTATATAAGTCGTTCATTCTTAAGCGTAAGTATTTTGACACGGCAAAGTATGTACTGAGTCCGGATATAAGGATACCAAGAATGACAACTCCAACAAATATCAGTGCGAATTCAAAGTAATTTCTTAAGATTATGAGTTCAGGGATCTGTTGCTGACCAAAATACAACACCAGAAGCAACATGATGATGGCAATGATCGCACCTAATAAACCATGAACAATACCATAGCCAATAAACGGGCTACGGATAAAACTTTTGGTTGCGCCGACCATTTGCATGCTTTTAATAAGAAAGCGTTGTGAATAGACGGCAAGACGGATTGTATTATTAATTAGAGCAACAGCAATAATCAGAAGAATACAAGCAAAACCCAATATAATTAAACCGATTATACGAATGTTTTTATTTACCATGTCAATCAATGATTCCTGATAAACTACCTCTTGGACCATTGCTTTTTCAGATAAATTTTCAGTGAAGACATCGATACTGTCTTTGTTAGCATATTCAGCTTTTAAGTATACGTCGATCGACGATAATAACGGATTATAACCCAGAAACTGAACAAAATCTTCACCCAAATCTTGTTGAAGGTTCCTTGCGGCAAGTTCTTTACTGATGTATTGAGTCTTGAGAACATATTTATCCGCATTGATTTCTTTCTGCAGGTTTAGAACCTCAGCTTCTTTTGCATCACCGTTGACGATGACGTTCAAAACAATATTTTCTTTAACGTAGTTCGAAAGGTTTTTAGCATGAACCAAGATAAGCCCTAATAAACCTGTCATAAGCAGCACCAGAGCAATACTGATTACAGTAGAAATATAAACTGATTTCGTTTTTCTTGACGTGGTACTAACTTCAAATTCTTCCATATCACAGATTTAAAATGCGAAATTAACTAAATGATGTGAGAAAAAGACAATCCATATTCAAAAACTATCAATGCCATAAAAAAATTCTATTTTTGCCAGTAAAGGAAAATATAATAGAATGGATTACCAATTTAACGAAATAGAGCATAAATGGCAAAAATTTTGGGCCACCAATAACACTTTCAAAGTAGATAATACGTCTGAAAAGCCAAAATATTATGTTTTGGATATGTTTCCTTACCCTTCAGGCGCCGGGTTACACGTGGGACATCCTTTGGGGTATATAGCTTCTGATGTGTACAGTAGATATAAGCGGTTAAAAGGATTTAATGTGCTGCACCCAATGGGTTATGATTCTTTTGGTTTACCGGCTGAGCAGTACGCGATACAAACTGGTCAGCATCCAGCGATTACCACACAGCAAAATATTGATCGTTATAGGGTTCAGTTGGACAAAATAGGGTTTTCCTATGACTGGAGCAGAGAGGTGCGTACAAGTGATCCAAGCTATTATAAGTGGACACAATGGATCTTCATGCAGCTTTTTAATTCTTGGTATGATAAAACAACCGATAAGGCAGAGCCAATAAGTTCTTTAATCGAGCATTTTGAAAAGAACGGAAGTGAAGTGATTGATGCGGTAGCCGATGATAATACCAGGCAATTTACATCCAGCGAATGGCTTGCATTTTCTGATGAGGAAAAGCAAAAAGAGCTTTTGAAATATAGATTAGCTTATTTGAAAGAAAGCTCGGTGAATTGGTGCGCAGCTTTAGGCACTGTTTTAGCGAATGATGAAGTTGTTGGTGGAGTTTCGGAGCGAGGTGGTTATCCAGTTGAGCAAAAAAAGATGATGCAATGGAGTATGCGGATAACCGCTTATGCAGAACGTCTATTACAAGGCTTGGAAACAGTGGATTGGCCGGAACCCCTGGTTGAAATTCAACGAAATTGGATAGGGAAGAGTGTTGGTGCATCGGTGACATTTGATACAGAGACTGGTAAGGAGATCGAGGTATTCACAACCCGTGTCGATACAATCTATGGGGTAAGCTTCCTTGTATTGGCTCCTGAACATGAGTTGGTTGAGGAGTTAACCACTGAAGAACAAAAAAATGAAATACAAGCCTATCTGACCGCGACAAAGAAAAAGTCTGAATTGGAGCGTATGGCTGATACCAAGACAGTTTCTGGTGCGTTTACGGGAAGTTATGCGATTCATCCATTGTCAGGCGAACGGGTTCCAATCTGGATAGCAGATTATGTTTTAGCAAGCTATGGAACTGGCGCGGTTATGGCCGTTCCCTCGGGGGATCAGCGAGATTATCTTTTTGCTAAACACTTCGATTTACCAATTGTGCCCATCCACGATCAGCAAAATATTGAAGAGCAAGCTGACCCATCGAAAACAGGTAGGTATATAAATTCGGATCTTATCAATGGATTGACCTACGATGAGGCGGTGGCTTTATTGCTTGTCAAACTCGAAGAAATAGGCAAAGGGAAGAAAAAGGTAAATTATCGCATGCGAGATGCAATTTTTGGCAGACAGCGCTACTGGGGAGAGCCCGTTCCTGTATATTTTAAAAACGGCTTGCCTCAATTGATTGCGGAGGGTGATTTGCCACTTATTCTGCCTGAGGTGGATCAATATTTACCCACTGAGACGGGTGAACCTCCGTTAGCTAGAGCAAAAGACTGGAAATATAAGTCGGAATACGATTACGAATGGAGTACGATGCCTGGTTGGGCTGGCTCTAGCTGGTACTGGTACCGTTATATGGATGCA from Pedobacter indicus carries:
- a CDS encoding precorrin-2 dehydrogenase/sirohydrochlorin ferrochelatase family protein → MKNKKTEVKSNDLFPVFLKLQNFHTLLVGAGNVGLEKLTALVNNTPKARIKVVATAVSSEFQSLADQHPHVVIVKRPFIEGDLDGMTFVVLATDDHQLHQYIYELAKERGILLNVADTPDLCDVYLGSIVKKGNLKVGISTNGKSPTLAKRLKEVLNECLPEEIEEILDNLHAIRESLKGDFTYKVRKLNELTAGLVENKVVNHDGEASQIK
- a CDS encoding phosphoadenylyl-sulfate reductase translates to MSQIEHVEKLIKGKQPQEVLRVLGEEFRGEIAFSTSFGWEDQVITDMIFSEDLPIDVFTLDTGRLFKETYSVWNRVRERYKKNILVYYPDRVRLEAMLSEKGPNSFYESVENRKECCGIRKVEPLNRALKGKKIWITGIRADQSANREQMNWVEWDEVHQLIKVHPIFFWSLNDVKDYVRENNVPYNALHDKGFPSIGCAPCTRAIQPGEDFRAGRWWWEDQSKKECGLHITSAAS
- the cysD gene encoding sulfate adenylyltransferase subunit CysD encodes the protein MDYLDHLEAEAISILREVAGQFERPALLFSGGKDSITLVHLAKKAFRPGKFPFPLVHIDTGHNFPETIEFRDKLIEELGEKLVVGLVQDAIDEGRAVEQKGKNASRNPLQTVTLLETIEKHQFDACIGGARRDEEKARAKERIFSVRDEFGQWDPKRQRPELWSIFNGRIQKGENVRVFPISNWTELDVWNYIKRENIEIPSLYFAHERDCILRNGQWMTADPSLNMDHEDQIVRKNVRFRTIGDMTCTAAVESDRADIDGVIEEISSSRISERGARMDDKVSEAAMEDRKKGGYF
- a CDS encoding sulfate adenylyltransferase subunit 1; protein product: MDILKFITAGSVDDGKSTLIGRLLYDTDSILEDQLEAIRNANRKNDDGTVDLAILTDGLKAEREQGITIDVAYKYFQTDKRKFIIADTPGHIQYTRNMVTGASGADLAIILIDARKGVIEQTIRHTFLVSLLQIRHVLVCVNKMDMVDYDRLAFEKIKEDYLRFSKKLSIPSIDFIPVSALRGDNIVEQSTNMAWYEGQSLLHFLETVEVEKGKAVDIGRFPVQWVVRPQTDELHDYRGYAGRVVGGSFKVGDKVILLPSGFHTAISHIELNNEQLDVASEGQSVILRLTDDLDISRGDLIVTASGESPNLTKGIEASICWMDTRPLDLSQTYLLQVNSKVSRVKIRDVHHKININTLEEVAADSFGLNDIGRISLRSADELAIDSYANNKATGGAILIDSRTNLTVGALMFD
- a CDS encoding trans-sulfuration enzyme family protein — its product is MKDESKLIREQFPRSQNREHSVPMYLTSSFIFDDAEQCRAVFANEQDGIIYSRYSNPNTSEFINKVCVMEGAEAGLAFSSGMAAVFASFAALLRSGDHIVSSRAIFGSTHQLFTELFPRWGITHTYVDASKPEQWEGAIQENTKMIFLETPSNPGLELVDLEWLGGFKKKYPHIILSIDNCFATPYLQKPLQYGFDLVSHSATKYMDGQGRVLGGVVAGRQDLINEMIFFIRHTGPAMSPFNAWILSKSLETLPLRMDRHCSNALAVAEALEAHDEIESVRYPFLPSHPQYELAKKQMKLGGGVVTFIVKGGYERAKRFMDALEMVLITSNLGDSRTIITHPASTTHSKLKEDERLNLGILPGTVRISVGLEDVDDIKNDLLQALDRSK
- a CDS encoding OsmC family protein, with translation MEVNIKRVNQAVHFEASAASSPVTVHIDGSPDIGGEELGVRPMELVLMALGSCSVLDLLSILKKQRQAVVDVNIKVTGNRREAVPNIFTDIHIQFFLTGDIDEQKAQKAAELAVKKYCSVHDMLVAGGVEITYGIQLN
- a CDS encoding YceI family protein: MATKWALDPTHSEVNFKVKHLVISTVSGHFRSFDGTVESNDEADFESAKVAFSIDAASVDTNQQQRDDHLRSADFFDVENFPSISFVSTSVRAMGNEEFVLEGDLTVKDITKKIELNAEYGGSVTDAYGNFKVGFEVTGKINRKDFGLVWNAVTEAGSVVVGDRINIQASVQFIKQ
- a CDS encoding bifunctional riboflavin kinase/FAD synthetase produces the protein MKIYRNIEDFIPIDNAVVTIGTFDGVHIGHQKILASLVESARDIKGETVMLTFFPHPRMILHPEDDSLRLISTIEEKARNLAASGLDHLIITPFTREFSLQSPEDYIRDVLVSKIGLKKIVIGYDHRFGKDRTGSLPDLLAYSSMYGYSVQEISEQDINEVTVSSTKIREALIKGQIEIANKYLGYPYELTGLVVMGKQIGRDIGYPTANLHIEENYKLIPAYGIYAVEVSIVDNIQVKEGLFESHEDIETFKGMGYIGTRPTVNGITRSIEVHLFDYSGNLYGKSLRVKFLHFIRHDIRFDQLEDMIQQITEDEKKIREMLNC
- the truB gene encoding tRNA pseudouridine(55) synthase TruB, whose protein sequence is MHSKQKDFPEFDFQAGEILLVDKPLRWTSFDVVGKIRNTIKPLKVKVGHAGTLDPLATGLLVLCTGKKTKTIDLLQAQEKEYIGTIYLGATTPSYDLETEIDQRFDINNITDTKIYEAAQQFVGEVQQYPPSHSAIKIGGERLYEKARRGEEVERRPRTVNIHSFEITDIALPLISFKVICSKGTYIRSLANDLGRALHSGAYLHSLRRTRSGEFSVEDAYEVQELVDHIRENKVKEI
- a CDS encoding undecaprenyl-diphosphate phosphatase, whose protein sequence is MSLFEALVLAIVEGLTEFLPVSSTGHMIIATSLLGMESTPFVKLFTVAIQLGTILSVVVLYFKRFFKSLDFYYKLFVAFLPAAVLGLVFSDLIDNMLESPMTVAVSLVIGGVILLFVDKWFNNPKIDDSDEISYAKAFRIGLYQCLAMIPGTSRSGASIVGGMAEKLSRKAAAEFSFFLAVPTMVGATGKKLIDYFMDGGQLSSNEINVLVIGNVVGFIVAIIAIRSFIGFLTKHGFKLFGWYRIVVGLVIIILLLSGHSLSVV
- a CDS encoding DUF3098 domain-containing protein, giving the protein MKDSQTKNKSTGMVFGKINYQLMIASVVVVFIGFILMSGTTDIYSFTKITLAPIVVIAGFALGFVAILKKPKRD
- a CDS encoding cell division protein FtsX, encoding MEEFEVSTTSRKTKSVYISTVISIALVLLMTGLLGLILVHAKNLSNYVKENIVLNVIVNGDAKEAEVLNLQKEINADKYVLKTQYISKELAARNLQQDLGEDFVQFLGYNPLLSSIDVYLKAEYANKDSIDVFTENLSEKAMVQEVVYQESLIDMVNKNIRIIGLIILGFACILLIIAVALINNTIRLAVYSQRFLIKSMQMVGATKSFIRSPFIGYGIVHGLLGAIIAIIMLLLVLYFGQQQIPELIILRNYFEFALIFVGVVILGILISGLSTYFAVSKYLRLRMNDLYR